The nucleotide window gttATTTGAAATTCACATTCAATCTAATAAAAAACTTTTTGTTTGATACTCACCTctattttaaattcaaaatttgaaattctttttattagcaaaatataatattttttaattaatgaatttaaaattctaaattacaatttccattatttaaaatctaaatttcaaatttaaattcatgaatccAAACACAAAATTATTCAAAATACTCTATTTATTGAAAAGTATAATTCCCATATAGTACACTTGTAAAGAACTTATTTCCTGAAAAGTATGATATAAATGTgtttgatatataaattaattttttgaaaataaaagacaataatatacataaattaatttaaaatgtaacaaattaaaGCAAAAATTAGTAAGCTCATTACATTTAACTGGGGAGTGCAACTTATCAAGTTCTACTTAGATAAGAACTTGATAAGCTGCTTCCCTTGATCGGAAAGTTGGTTTAGTAACAAACCCAACCAAACAAGGCCACGGGCTTTTCCATAAATAAAGTAGAATGGGTATTACAGAGAAGAAAACAACAAAATACTGCCCATGGCAAGAGCTTGAGAACCAGCTAACTAGTTTCTGCTCGcaccctctctttctctctctccaaAATAGCATTAATTCCTGTCACCCTTCTGGCATGATTCAAAAGCAAAGTGCCCAGTAACTAATGATGATAATTTTTTCCTTTCAGAATAGTCCATGACCTGAGAAGCGAACAATAATGCACCCTATCACTCTGTTCATGTGACTGAAAGAACATGATAATAAATATCAAATGTTTAGCTTCTAAATTGTTGTAAAAAAATCCTGAGAGGAGAACTAGTTAACTTTCACACGTCCTAACAAGTGGAATGACCGCCATTAATAAACTATACTTTTTACACCACCACAAATCAACCACAGTTGACAATATCATAAACTGTTAGTCATCTAGCAATCTGCAGTGCGCACAGCAGCATACAAAATTGATTTCATTCTTTCTGGGGCAGACGTAAGGAAACAAGAAACTGAAACCTGATAGGGTCAAGAACACCTTAAGCAGGAAACTAGACCATTTAAGGAAGATAACATGAACAAGAAATACTACTCCTCTTGATTCACAATTAATAAGATCTGAAACTACTACACGCATGTGACAGATAACTAATTTGATAACTAAGctctaaaattctaatttgataACTAAGCTCTAAAATTCTTTTTTGAAATAAATTGCAAATTCAGACCTTGGATTTAACTTCAACAAACTTAAATGTTAGATATGGAAGATAAATCAAGTCAACACTGGATATGATGGAAATGGAACCTATTATGTTGAGACTTAAGACACAGCAAAATAATAAGCTTATTATTAATTCATCATATCACTTCAAAATTTATACTCCTAAGAAAAAAAGAAGGCAGAATTTCCACTTCTAAAATTTAAGTTGAATTATTTCTTCGTCTAGCCTATGATAACTCAGATCCAGTCTCCTTGAGGAGGAGGCATTCTGATGTATAACCAATAGAACAATCAAAGGGGAAATTAATAAAATTCTCAAAATTCTTATTAATTTTCAATCatcaataataatcataataaattCTACTAAAATACCTAGATGACATAGGCGTTTATAGTATAATAACTAGTAGTACTAGGATTAGGAAtcccaaaataataaaatattaaaccaACACTAACTGGGAATACTAAACCAACTCAAACTTcctaaataaaatttccaaaataataaaaacataaacttCCTAATTGCAATATAACATCTGAGTGAAAAGATCCTAATTttactattaaaaattaaataaaaataattcctacATCTAGTTTTCCTAAACTGCATCAACTTCAAATGGCCACAAACTGACTTTAAATGCTGACCACAAATACAAAAGATTGCTTCTTAGCGTCAAGTCAGCTTTCTCCAAGTAAGCATTTTGTTGATACAGACACATAATTGAAAAGCTTAAACTTTGACAAGGtatatttatttatcttttaGAAACATGAAGCTTCACCACCGGGAGGGACATAAGCAATCAGTAAAATGTGGTAGAGAATCGAATATGCTTGCGCATTAACAAATGCTTACCTATAAAGCTGCTCAACAAGCACAACCAATGCAATCTGATGATTCAAAACCATGGAGGATAATCTTATTGATATATTAGCACGTTTTCTCATTCGCTGTCCATGACCATAAGGTCCACCGATACAAAATGATAACCTTGAAGCTCCCTGCAGAAAAGCAAAAACTATAGTTTTTTCTTCTTAAAATAAACTATAAATTGTTGCTCAAATTAGACAAACGAACAAAATGGAGATCAAGATTATTCTTGAAGAGAATTAGCGAGACAAAGTAGGTGCATACAGTAGTTCCTGCATCTGCAACCACCTCAGCCATCTGCTCAGACCCAATATCTAGTCCACGCTCATCCAACATCACAACCTATGGGTAAATGATCATAGAAGATAGATAAACAAATAATAAGCAAACTATCAAGGGTGAGAAAAGCGATAGTTTCAATTATTTTTGGTGACAACATATCCCTAAATTAAACTTTTCTATTACCCCGTGACCAAAGTGTTTTCCAGGGTACCCAATTTTATCAATAACAAGAGGCAATTACTTCAATGAAAAAAGGGTTACAAAAATACAGCCCAAACATTAGCATTTTCTAAAAAACATAATCAATCATTGAGTCTCAAAGTTACTCTTTGAGACAATTTAACAAATACAGAATGCGTTTTTCCAACAAAATCTGAGAGTAAAAACATCTCAACTTCAACAAATAAATTGACATGGAAATGTTGTTAAGAGGCAATACCCAATCATCAGACCTTATAAGGTTCATGGTTGCCATGTCTTCATCATCAACCTGAACCCTCATGTCACTGAAATGCAAGATACAGAGATAACCAAATATACAAAACAACATTTAGAAATTATAATACCCATAAAAGCAAAAgccaaaaaagaaacaaaggtaccGAGCATTTTTAGGATTGGAGCGAATTTGAATATCTTCGACAGAGCAATAGTGTCTGAGCTTGCTGATATATTCATCTACTAATAATTGTACCCCATGTGATCTCTTCTTTCCAACTGTAATTATCCTTGTGGGCAATGCTCTCTAtccaaaatgaaatgaaatggattgGATTAGAATTTAGAATTTGATTTTGAGACTGAGTGGAGGAATGGGTTTTGTTTACCACTGATTGAACAGAGAATTTACATTGTGTACCTGAAAATTTTCAAGTGAAGATGCATTAAATCAAAGTGAAATTATTCTGAATATAATGAAATGGATACTTAGCAAGCAATTTTGAAGAGCATATGTGGGAACCTGGAGATGGAGGAGCAGAAGGAAAGTAGTTGTTTATGTGAAAACTGGTCCAAACCGAGATTGCCATCTCTGAAAATTTTCAGGGTGAATCACAGAGAAGGAAAGCTTGAAGTATCCATGGATGATGGATACAATCAGAAAATGTTAACGCTATGTTTGGGTACCCATGTGAGGGAGGAAAGAAAATGGAAGAGAAAATAAGATAACAATCcttaggggtgtgcagttttcgggttaaaccgaaaaatcgaaccgaaccgattaattcggttcaatcgattcggttttaaaatttaatcggttcgatttgatttataattttgataatttcggattaatcggttcggttcgattattttcataaaaaaatcaaaaaaaggaaccaaaccgaaattattaatatatataggaaataaaaaaatcgaaccaaattgaatcgaacagaatcgaatcgaaccgaaatcaaagaaaatcgaaccgaaccttaagattttttgagttttgatttctaatttttttttgtttttatgtttttattatttagatttaatattaaaaatatgaaattttataaatttcggtttgatcggtttaaaaccgaactaaaccgatatttatcgattcgattcggttcgattttctcttatcaattggtttggttcgatttttaaaattttttattttcgaaTTTTAGTtttatcgattcggttcgatttgaaacTGAACCGActgtttgcacacccctaataaTCCTAATGTTATTTTCCCTTATCGGGGAGAAAAATAAAGAGAGGAGGATgtgaataaagtaaaataatttttttcttttgtcatttaaaaagagaggaaaaaaaaCATATAATTTAACAATTTTACCTTTTATATGTTCAAAAGCATATTATAAGATGAATATTTGTTATCTTTCTtgcaataataaattaaaattataataactaaataataaaaattttaattgaatttttttttatcattttattaatttaataaattaattctatttattttatgaaaaatatcacgttaatatatatatatatatatatgtcttctaaattaataaagatatttaaaattattttttttatttttatatataaaaaattttattatattaaaaattaaattcttttatttaaatattttcaaattctaactattaaaatcttatttcataaaaaaatctaaaattct belongs to Hevea brasiliensis isolate MT/VB/25A 57/8 chromosome 4, ASM3005281v1, whole genome shotgun sequence and includes:
- the LOC110632888 gene encoding putative RNA methyltransferase At5g10620 isoform X3 — encoded protein: MAISVWTSFHINNYFPSAPPSPGTQCKFSVQSVRALPTRIITVGKKRSHGVQLLVDEYISKLRHYCSVEDIQIRSNPKNARDMRVQVDDEDMATMNLIRSDDWVVMLDERGLDIGSEQMAEVVADAGTTGASRLSFCIGGPYGHGQRMRKRANISIRLSSMVLNHQIALVVLVEQLYRSWTILKGKNYHH
- the LOC110632888 gene encoding putative RNA methyltransferase At5g10620 isoform X2 — encoded protein: MAISVWTSFHINNYFPSAPPSPGTQCKFSVQSRALPTRIITVGKKRSHGVQLLVDEYISKLRHYCSVEDIQIRSNPKNARDMRVQVDDEDMATMNLIRSDDWVVMLDERGLDIGSEQMAEVVADAGTTGASRLSFCIGGPYGHGQRMRKRANISIRLSSMVLNHQIALVVLVEQLYSHMNRVIGCIIVRFSGHGLF
- the LOC110632888 gene encoding putative RNA methyltransferase At5g10620 isoform X1 encodes the protein MAISVWTSFHINNYFPSAPPSPGTQCKFSVQSVRALPTRIITVGKKRSHGVQLLVDEYISKLRHYCSVEDIQIRSNPKNARDMRVQVDDEDMATMNLIRSDDWVVMLDERGLDIGSEQMAEVVADAGTTGASRLSFCIGGPYGHGQRMRKRANISIRLSSMVLNHQIALVVLVEQLYSHMNRVIGCIIVRFSGHGLF